Proteins from one Aureimonas sp. SA4125 genomic window:
- a CDS encoding PBP1A family penicillin-binding protein: MRPSQPHKPKRWVPTRLIEVDAWIDSSLWRFSHAFSAAWETITIASRKFRARGFKRVLVELSCEGLTLGLAGFVLLLVLAQPAMQLTANGLPLQSDYSVLFLDRHGNEIGRRGVLRSDAIPIEEMPDPFIKAVLATEDRRFFEHWGIDLFGLARAMSENARAGGVVQGGSTLTQQLAKNVFLSNERTIDRKINEAFLSLWLESNLTKREILGMYLDRAYMGGGTFGAAGAAQFYFNKDIREVSLAEASMLAGLFKAPAKYAPHINLPAARARANEVLSNMVQAGFMTEGQVVAARRQPATAVDRSATTSPDYFLDFAFAEVQRLAEKIPHRNFIARTSFDKGLQQLADESVAYHLQQFGKPYGVEEAAMVVLDDEGGVRAMVGGRDYGLSQFNRATKALRQPGSSFKGYVYAAAMEAGYTSTDKVSDGPITIGNWSPKNYGRSYAGTVTLTDAFAKSINTVPVRLSQKIGVDKVTAMAKAMGVESPLRGDKTMALGTSEVTVLDQATGYAVFPAGGMDSHRHAILTMTDTNGDVLWDAARDMPPRHRVLSEQAAKSMNEMLVQVPIRGTARKAALSMTHAAGKTGTTQAYRDAWFVGFTGNFTAAVWFGNDSYRPTNKLTGGGLPALTWQRFMEAAHQGIELRQIPFIGEDLPPLAEPVVADAAEGGGSPRPVRQLSLNSATQKLLVGIGALFDDARPIGAEKVAANRPVPTSERQ; the protein is encoded by the coding sequence TTGCGTCCATCTCAGCCCCATAAGCCGAAACGCTGGGTTCCCACCCGCCTGATCGAGGTCGACGCCTGGATCGACAGCAGCCTGTGGCGCTTTTCCCACGCTTTTTCCGCGGCCTGGGAGACGATTACCATCGCCTCGCGCAAATTTCGCGCCCGCGGCTTCAAGCGCGTCCTCGTCGAGCTCTCCTGCGAGGGACTGACGCTCGGCCTCGCCGGCTTCGTCCTTCTTCTCGTCCTCGCGCAACCGGCGATGCAGCTGACGGCCAACGGCCTGCCACTGCAGAGCGACTACTCCGTCCTCTTTCTCGACCGGCACGGCAACGAGATCGGCCGCCGCGGCGTCCTGCGCTCCGATGCCATCCCGATCGAAGAGATGCCCGATCCCTTCATCAAGGCGGTGCTCGCCACCGAGGACCGCCGCTTCTTCGAGCACTGGGGCATCGACTTGTTCGGCCTTGCCCGTGCCATGAGCGAGAACGCGCGCGCCGGCGGTGTCGTCCAGGGCGGCTCGACGCTGACGCAGCAGCTCGCCAAGAACGTCTTCCTGTCGAACGAGCGCACCATCGACCGCAAGATCAACGAGGCTTTCCTGTCGCTCTGGCTCGAGTCGAACCTCACCAAGCGCGAGATCCTCGGCATGTATCTCGACCGCGCCTATATGGGCGGCGGCACTTTCGGCGCGGCGGGCGCCGCGCAGTTCTACTTCAACAAGGACATCCGCGAAGTCAGCCTTGCCGAGGCGTCGATGCTGGCCGGCCTGTTCAAGGCGCCGGCAAAATACGCCCCGCACATCAACCTGCCCGCAGCCCGCGCCCGCGCCAACGAGGTCCTGTCCAACATGGTGCAGGCCGGCTTCATGACGGAGGGCCAGGTCGTCGCCGCCCGCCGCCAGCCGGCCACCGCCGTCGACCGCTCCGCCACCACCTCGCCCGACTATTTCCTCGACTTCGCCTTCGCCGAGGTGCAGCGCCTCGCCGAAAAAATCCCGCACCGCAACTTCATCGCCCGCACCAGCTTCGACAAGGGGCTGCAGCAGCTCGCCGACGAGTCTGTCGCCTATCACCTGCAGCAGTTCGGCAAGCCCTACGGCGTGGAGGAGGCGGCGATGGTCGTCCTCGACGACGAAGGCGGCGTGCGCGCCATGGTCGGCGGACGCGACTACGGCCTGTCGCAGTTCAACCGCGCGACCAAGGCGCTGCGCCAGCCCGGCTCGTCCTTCAAGGGCTATGTCTACGCCGCGGCGATGGAAGCCGGCTACACGTCGACCGACAAGGTCTCCGACGGCCCGATCACCATCGGCAACTGGTCCCCGAAAAACTACGGCCGCTCCTATGCCGGCACCGTCACCCTGACCGACGCCTTTGCCAAGTCGATCAATACCGTGCCGGTGCGTCTCAGCCAGAAGATCGGCGTGGACAAGGTGACGGCGATGGCCAAGGCGATGGGCGTCGAAAGCCCCCTGCGCGGCGACAAGACCATGGCGCTCGGCACTTCCGAGGTCACCGTGCTCGACCAGGCGACCGGCTACGCCGTGTTTCCCGCCGGCGGCATGGACTCGCACCGCCATGCGATCCTGACGATGACGGACACGAACGGCGACGTCCTGTGGGACGCGGCGCGCGACATGCCGCCACGCCACCGCGTCCTGTCGGAACAGGCAGCGAAGTCGATGAACGAGATGCTGGTGCAGGTGCCGATCCGCGGCACCGCGCGCAAGGCGGCCCTGTCGATGACGCACGCCGCCGGCAAGACCGGCACGACCCAGGCCTATCGCGACGCCTGGTTCGTCGGCTTCACCGGCAACTTCACCGCCGCCGTCTGGTTCGGCAACGACAGCTACCGGCCGACCAACAAGCTGACCGGCGGTGGCCTGCCCGCTCTGACCTGGCAGCGCTTCATGGAGGCCGCCCATCAGGGCATCGAGCTCAGGCAGATCCCGTTCATCGGGGAAGATCTGCCGCCCCTCGCCGAGCCGGTGGTCGCGGACGCGGCGGAGGGCGGCGGCAGCCCTCGACCGGTCCGGCAGCTTTCGCTGAACTCCGCCACGCAGAAGCTTCTCGTCGGGATCGGCGCGCTGTTCGACGACGCAAGGCCCATCGGCGCGGAAAAGGTCGCGGCGAACCGACCCGTCCCGACGTCCGAGCGGCAGTAG
- a CDS encoding YcgN family cysteine cluster protein, with protein sequence MADPSPLRDSGNRPFWQEKSLAEMTPAEWESLCDGCGRCCLNKLEDWDTGEIAWTSVACRLLDGETCRCKDYPNRQATVPDCIGLTVEEVHTISWLPPTCAYRLVREGHDLYWWHHLLSGDFETVHQAGISVRGRTISEEGMETDDLEEHLADWPGEDPGAGVR encoded by the coding sequence ATGGCAGATCCTTCACCGCTGCGTGATTCCGGCAACAGGCCCTTCTGGCAGGAAAAGTCTCTGGCGGAGATGACGCCGGCCGAGTGGGAGAGCTTGTGCGACGGCTGCGGCCGCTGCTGCCTGAACAAGCTCGAGGACTGGGACACCGGCGAGATCGCCTGGACCTCGGTCGCCTGCCGGCTGCTCGACGGCGAGACCTGCCGCTGCAAGGACTATCCCAACCGCCAGGCCACCGTCCCCGACTGCATCGGCCTCACCGTCGAGGAGGTGCACACGATCAGCTGGCTGCCGCCGACCTGCGCCTACCGCCTCGTCCGCGAGGGGCACGACCTCTACTGGTGGCACCATCTCCTCTCCGGCGATTTCGAGACGGTGCACCAGGCGGGCATTTCGGTGCGCGGGCGGACGATCTCGGAGGAGGGGATGGAGACGGACGATCTGGAAGAGCATCTGGCGGATTGGCCGGGGGAGGATCCGGGGGCGGGGGTGCGGTAG